acatatgtttaagcgatcgcgatcgtttagtaaagtctaaacgatcttcttaataaacgtcaaaatattaagcgatcgtttagtaaagtataaacgatcttcttaataaacgatgtctaaacgatcttcttaataaacgatgtcttaacgatcttcttaaaatcataaaaaaattaagcgattgtttagctacaagtagttttgcaacatagagaataatcgatactactaattgaaatgccaattgatactaattgaaatgcaacatagagaataatcgaacagccaattgatacttgtgatttatgtaaatatttcaatacataggagtgttggtccataattgaaatgctaattgttttctaaagtaggacatttttcttgacataatgtatctaaaccaacaccagaagctatgtactcaaaatacttaattgtgaatacgccacaatcactattatttcgttgaagtggaattgagtcaacaatgacaactggtcaaggttccttgtatgtcgatgatctacctctcctatcaaagaagccagtactatctaacaactttggcaccaactttcgaatgggcagtaatatgtttgtcatctcttcggcagttgaaagtgacggaagcgaatctcataccttcacttgacaacttaccaaatccaagcataatagaacccaatggttgccatggacattgaatggagagtaaacgtaatcaacacttgcccaaggatcttggaagtcctcttttgacccgacaacatagtcaaccaacctatactcttcatCCCAGTCAAACGagcgattctctttaatacattctttgtataggggccacttcaaaactaaaatgcgctgtaaagaaaaacatacaaacgcaaatatcagatcgaaagacaaatatcaaacgcaaatacatacataaagtaacgtgacgactccaaaccataaagattgtgtctgcagttgtgaagttctgagaagaaggtatcccgactgccttaatcttcaagcaaatgaaaagaaaaagtgcatccaaatgctaatagaaacaaaagtaagcagtaaatgtatagaaccataacgatgaaaaaattataattacataaatgataagataatcccttacctcatccgccaaccaccggcgacacataaacaagtctctgaaaaaagccttcgattttttcctatgaaaggtttcacgcagctcatcgtctgtacgcttatctgtaatccaagctcgaagtctatctaaatggacgtaaagtattttgtgcataggatcataaacaattggttcatactgagaggtgctggtggttgatgtcacagaccgtttaggtagagttgtgaatggggttgataggtaaacacttgcacgcttcctacgggcgggccgaacgtgtggtcgttgagtgagaaatggttctatctctgtgacgtcctcatcgtcaacAACATCTATTGGCacctctaaaccaatatcaaccttcttctccaacacatcttcgtcgCCCTATAGAAGCTCATAATGCtttagtgtggataatgatagaaattaaacatcaatattagcaagaacatggaaccaaaccttctttttaacttcaatgtgttcatcctcctttggcatcctcaaccaattaggggtaccgcctgtgtcaacatcttcggtcttagcattatccacttctttactttctaatgtatgatctactaagccttcggacaccttgtggtctccttcgtcaccctatggaacctcaaaatgaattagcgagaacatgcaacttaacgtatgagtaattaccaaatatgaaacaactaacgtcaatacacttaacagtttcattcctaacctttctttgaagtccaatgtgcttcaatatggttgacatcatgcccttcaattcgtcaatatctgattttatactattaagttgcccttcaacaaccgctactcgatcttggagattccgaatagcctttttcatcttaatcttagacttctgtttcttactctttttgaagccatcttcatcattaacaacttctcttactctttttgaaccaccattcttcgactgaataatggtagatgagcggaagttttcaaaaagttcacctgaagtaattttcaactgctcctcttcaggtgtcatctcaatgaccgccttaattataaactgcaaatagaaaaaggcaaatgtatttaggacaaagaaataagcacaaaatcatgcgatccttaagtaagttactattgcttgctacttatcattggcgagtcaaacacctggcttatagtttgggactttggtgattgttggcacacccacctcagcattcgtggtatggcatgatcgtttactttatctacaccacatccaatgatggttggtatagactcatatgcccaaacctattcgacatttgacaaacaagtttaggaagtgccacaagatatatatagatatataaacaagtggtttcacaatcgtttgaaaacaactatacgatcgtttaacataactaaacgatcgttaaaaaacaactaaacgatcgtttaaaataactaaacgatcgtttaaaacaactaaacgatcgtttaaaacaactaaacgatcgtttaaaacaactaaacgatcgtttaaaacaactaaacgatcgtttaaaacaactaaacgatcgtttaaaacaactaaacgatcgtttaaaataactaaacgatcgtttaaaagttttaaagtaagaagtaagaagtcacatacctgtaatgcatgcggaaatccattgatagtatatttttttgtctgtgttgatttcttctttcccttggcatattgcttgtccaaggctcttttcaaggcatttagcgtgcgtacaaaaacaattagaccccaatcataattattaaatgtatttcaatcatcagcaatcttgaaaaaaccaatgtcgactttagttcgcctatcttttcccaacaaagatatctctataaagtagactaaagctaatttcacattatcatcgtcatcaccctcgtattccaaaaatatatcctctaagtcgctaacataaatacactccttgtctttgaaaaacttctccaacagtcgactattcccaaccaactgaatatagtcctctttaggaccccatagtccagttatgatgttaaaatctctcctaccgaaagtacaaacaacgccccctagtaagaaacttatagaatcctttccttcatcttccacctcccttaacagtaagtagtggatgagtggcccattaaagacaatatttaggtccaaaaagtgcccaaactttgttttcctaaataaggctaattgatcgggtttgagtttggccttaatattatgtgttgtcttttctaaatgagacaaacaacttactagggaataaaaatgatgggaaggattaatcttgtacaagggtccgtcggtcgatgtcgatgtcatgattgaagcctgaagaaaaaggaacaaattccagcaaataagtcgattccaaaaccaaacatttacagcaaatatattgaaaatgggttacagataaaactcactgaaataagagaaaacactcaaatttgattcttaggtttgaaaaggagaagcgacgaaatgcactgaaGGACCGACGACAAACGAatagtcggagtatcttcgaagagcagagcggaaaatttcaaaagccaacgaaaggagatgtttttttgttacttcaggtgttctatccgaaagagaagggaaagcgaatgtgggtaggcgaaaaatcaatagagagcgatagaaatttaatgaagggcatttttgtccattcacacccaaattgtcctaaaagtctttcttttgaaaacttgtcccaaaattcatttaaagctcttttttaacctatttttggcaatttcccaaagTTTTCTCccattatttaaaatatatattaatatttaatatagtGTGGAGCCCACActtttttaacatatttaatatatttacataattttaatatttaatatattgtgGACCCCACACCTTatttttaagataattaatatatatataataataattaatatatataatcattaatatatattaaatatttaaatattcacatttcaattttaaaaactatctttcttattaaatattttttcaaattccaattttcaatttttaaaaataaattttcttattaattatttttccaaatttcaaatagcaaccttcaatttttttaaaaaaagatatatattaacaaaatatgttattaaatatttaaatctccaaatttcaaatctaaaaaatatatttagagataaaaaatatataagaatttataaagattggaatttggaaagaccattttttaaaattgaaaattagaattttgaaatatttaataaggaaagatattttttaaaattgaaatttggagatttaaatatttaataacatattttgttaatatatatcttttttaaaaaaattgaagattggtatttgaaatttggaaatatatttgttgaataagaaattttggaaccaatcacaaattgccacatcatttactaaaataattatatttgggattaactaaaaaattGGCATGTTTCCCATAAAAGCCCaacagggaactctataaatagataagttctcttcatttgtgggggttggaaatttttgactccataAGATCTAggattctcccaagagatagaagcctcctcaaACTCCTGAAGTCAACCAACCTCAAAGATCAaagttctttgaagatacaaactttccaacttcaagaacaccctcgaagattgaagcttctttgaagatacaaactttcttccaagactccaacttcaagaacactctcaaagattaaagctcctttgaaaatacaagctttcttccaagtctccaagtcttcaacttcaaaaacaccttcgaagattgaagctcttttgaagattgaagctcctttgaagatccaagctttcttccaagtctccaacttcaagaacaccttcgaaaattgaaactcctttgaagatccaagcttttttccaagtcttcaacttaagaacaccctcgaagattgaagcttcttcgaagatacaagctttcttccaagactcaactttcttccaaaactccaacttcaagaacatcacgtgcttcgcttcctcaaatcaagcgtaagcatccagacgagagagaatcagaggatgaaattctagagatcgaaccacatcgcatcaaatcaacataaatacaacatcaacacaatattaaataagaaaatgtatttttaaaagttgaaaattggaatttgaaaaatatttagtaagaaagatattttttaaaattgaaatttgaaaatttaatatatatatatatatatatattaattaatatatattaattattttaaaaataaaatgtgaGGTCtacaatatattaaatattaaatttatatatattaaataggtTAAAAAGGTGTGGGTCTACactatattaaatattaatatatattttaaataatgagAGAAAAGAAAACTGTGGGCTCCATGCATTGAAGTTGTGGACCCCGTCTACGACTTCCAAGTAAAGTCTTGTACCGGGTACACGATTTTGCTTAATAGTTTGCATTCaaccctatttttgacaatattttcgaaaaatacattattaaaaagaaagattCCGTAGAAAATGTAGATTAAGATGAAGtagagaagagaaggaaaagagaTGAAGTCGACCGAAGAGAATAGAGGAGAacaaaagggaagggaaaatTTTCGGAAGAATGAGGCAGAATGGGAGAAAACTAGGGTTTTCAAAGAGGGGAAGTCGTGTAATGAAGGACAGATGTCACAATAGAGCACGTGAAGGTAATCGTGTACCCGATACATGAATTATGCTTAAACGACAAAATTGTTACTGTTGATTGCCATCTGGTACGTGGGGTACGGAAGTCGTGTACTCGGTACACGACTCCAGTCATAAGTCGTGGACCTAGTTGTCGTGACGACTTCAACCCGAAGTTGTAGAATCGGTCCACGATTTAGGGAAGTATCCGAATATACTACTTCGCTATTCTATTTTTTACGATACCTTTCAAACAATTCTCTCACTTtgactttaatttttaaaattacattattttaaaaaaaatcgctATTAGTCCACTTCTAGCCTAAAGATGCGGAACTACGAAATGAACCTAtttaatatatcaaatattatattgtATTATCAGTAACGCAGAAGGCATTTGCACGACCCCAACTTGCAGTTCCCGCCAAACAAACGAACGATCAGACGTTCATCTTCATCGCCTCGTCTCTACTGTCTCTCTTTTGGTAGCCGATGCATTTCTCAGAGACGTAGAAAGAAGGAGTCGGCAATCACTCTtctcaactactccaaatcagCACATTGTGACGCACAATTTGCTTATCATTTCAAATACTTAACTTGATTCAAATGCTTCTGCACTTGTTGCTTTTTCTTCAACGAATTTTATAAAGCATTACGAGTTTACAAAGTCCTCTGCACTCTTATTTCATTGCTTGAAAACGCATCAACCATAAGATTCGGGTAATCGAGGCTCGCATTTTTAGTTTCCACGAGATTTCGAATATAAACTGTTAGTTTCGAAGCTTATTTTTCTTCCGAATTTTGTTTGGCTATCAAAACGTTTGAACGAGGTTTTTTGttaatctaaaaaaaaactGTGAACTGAAACAGAGAGGACCGTTCCGTTTGCATGCAGATTGCACTTCTAATTCTGTACAGTTCGGAAAAATGTCGAACATAACTGTTTGCGCTCGATTTCGGCCATTAAGTTCAAAGGAAAGACGAGATCATGGAGATGCAGTGTGCATTCAATACGTGGACTCTGAGACATTCATTTTTAAGGTatgtttgtatttatttatttattttctatcgtagtttgaaaattttcctttgcTCGGTTAATTTAATCTAAGTTTACTGTAGGACGAGAAGGCTGAAGAACTTACATTTAGCTTTGATAGAGTTTTCTACGATAAATCTGAGCAAATTGATGTCTACCGGCATCTTGCTCAGCCAATTGTGCGAGGTATACTTTGATCTTCGGTGCAATATCATTTTATGACTTGAATTCTGCCTTTTCTTTATGATTCTTAGGTTTGTTATTGAGTTGAGAATTGACTGTATAGTTCTTGGGGATAAATCAGTGTTTTCAAAGTGCAATGCACTTCTAATCACCTCAAGGCAAGAGGCGATAAAAACTTGTCGCCTAGGTGAAGCGAGACacatataataaaaattaaaatactaaATACATATTTGTAGATAACTATTTTATAGGTAAAAGCTAAAAAGTTAAATAATATTGAATATAgaaaattaacaacaaaaatatttgatatttaaataAAGTAAGTTTGAAAAATGTTTATACTGATTGCGTTGGATTTCTAATATAAGGTTCTCTTAGATGGCGGAAAATGTCATTTGGAACCTTCTTAACTGCATTTCTTTTCCTTAACAAAAAGAGGATTCTACCTCTCACATTGTGCTTTAATGTATGCCATAGATGCTCTTAATGCTGTCAATGGGACAATTATCACATTTGGACAGGTGAGATATGTTAAAAACTAAAATCCAAACTATTATGCATTGTTCTGTAAACTATCATGCATTGTTCTGTAAAGAATAATATGAACTATCTTGTGTTTAGGTACACCCATACATATGAATCCTCTTTTTCTAGTAATTTATACTTCGAGCAACTAAAATATGTAAATactctttttcttatttaaaattaattctacCATGTCCTTCCTCTGCACATGATGTAGCATAAActtgaaaataatattttatactGTCAAAACGAGAGAGCTTAATTAAAGATTAATTTCGAAATAAGATTTTCATTTGGAGTCACAAGCTTTTTAGAGCTCAATTAATCTTCTGCAATTATATTCTACCTTCTATTTAATTGTTTTACAATTCTCTCCAGGATGCAAATGAGTAGGTTATCCAACTTCTGTTTCAATTATATTAACTTATCTTTCCTTCTTCCGTGACAGACTGGAGCCGGAAAGACTTATAGTATGGAGGTATCAGACTATGCTTTCAAAGGAGTGTCAACTTAAACTATCATAAGTCATATTTTCTGGTGATCTTATTTAATCAGGGGCCTGGCGTACTTGAATGCGACGCAGTAAAGAAGGGTTTACTTTCTAGAGTGGTAGAAGGCATTTTTGAGTGTACTAAATCTTCTGATGAAACGAGCAAGTATTCAATCAAGTTGTCTATGGTATTATTTAGCCAACCTTATGTTATTGGCTTGGatcaatcattttttttatctttgcTGTTAATTAACTACCAATTAcattgttattttaattttttaattttttaattttttttttttttttttttttttttttttttttttttaattttattatcattGCGTGTTTTCTTTTGGCTCTTTTAGGTTGAAATCTACATGGAGAAAGTGAGGTATAAATATATCTGCTACTGCTATGATTATTTTCCAGCAATTAGAACTTTCCGTGACAAAATAAGCAGAAGCCAAATCATAGAAAAGGAAAGAGACTAAAATAGTGAACAGCATTTTTGCAGCTGAGAATTTCCAAATTAATGAATTATTTTCAGGGATCTTTTTGACTTATCAAGGGACAATATACAAATCAAGGAGACTAAAACACAAGGGATAATGTTAAATGGGATGATGGAGGCAAGTTGTCTTCTCATCAACTTATTAAGCAATATTTCTAACCAAAAATTTTCATTGAATCTATTTACATGCTAGTTAAATATTCCACTCAGACACTTGTAATGTCCCAAACACTTGTAATGTACCATTGACAACTTTCTTGACTGAGGTTGATAAAAAAAGTTATCAATAGTTCACGAGGACTATTTCAATGAAAATAAAGCAATGCCACTCATGTGCTTGAATGAACTATCAGCTGAGTTGTCTAAATTCCATGCTTTTAAATGGACTACTATTTTGGTTTCAATTTACAGATGACCATAAAGGACCCTCAAGAAGCATTGTTGACCTTATCTGTAAGATGataagaaaattttcttttatttattttctttttatgcaGTTCAATGTTTAATTTCTCATGTTAACTGCCCACTGCAGAAAGGAATAGCCAACAGAGCAGTAGGAGAGACCCGTATCCTGCTTTCATCTCATGGACTTTATTCCTGAACTTCTACGAACATGATAGATTCCAAATTCTTTTAACTGTTCATGGTCAAATATTGGTTTTCATCTAAACATGGACAGAAATGAATATTGCCAGCAGTAGGAGCCACTGTGTTTACATGTTCACTATTCAGCAAGAATCAACCAAGGACAAGAGGTAGTTTTTTTCAACCATTTCTCAAGTTCTGAAAGGAATAATCCATACTGAATCTCAATTCCTTGAATAGGGCCAGAACTGGAAAATTGAACCTAGTGGACTTGGCAGGGTCCGAAAAAGTGGAAAAAACTGGTGCAGAGGGGAGAGTTCTTGAAGAAGCCAAGACCATTAACAAATCGCTTTCAGCTCTTGGGAATGTAATAAACGCTCTAACATGTGGACCAATGGGGAGAGGAAACCACATCCCATATCGTGATTCTAAGTTGACACGGATTCTACAAGATGCACTTGTTGGTTACCTCTCTAATTTCCAGCATAATACATGTTTCTTAACTTAATCGATCAATTTAGTCTTCTCACATTTCAGGGAGGGAACTCACGTACTGCTTTGTTGTGCTGCTGCTCACCCAGTCCTACAAACTCCTCCGAGACTCTCTCAACCCTTCGATTTGGTGCAAGGTATGTCTGATAATAAATCTGTTTCAGAGCGCTTGATTGACAGAATACACGATATGTGGCCTTTGGCAAGTGAAAATTCTTCAAGTTCACTTAATGCTATCATATTTCGAGTAACTACATGACGATCTAGTAAAAAGTGATTTTTGTTAAACCGTAAAAATCTTGTCCATGTGGGTGATTATGTGCTCACATGTTAGTGGTTGTTAGAGTTATATCATTTTTCTATCAGCGTcgtgattattattattatgattatttagTAATGCAAGACCTTTCTCTTACCTATATTTTTTGGAATAATGATATCATGGCATTACGTTGTATATCCATATGAAGCAAGCACTCGTACACTCCTACCTGATTTCTCTGTCTCTCAATTTCCTTAGTCTTAGAGTCTTTAGCTTAAAATTCTAGATTAACTTCCTTAACAAAAGATCTATATAACCCTATTTTATCTTTTGGTCTATGTTCAGGGCAAAGCATATAAAGGCTTCTCCTCGTGTTGCAAATGAGGATAGATGTATCAGAGAACTGGAAGTTTTCACTCCAATCAAAAGGGAATCGCGTGACAAACTTCTAAATGAGGTGAGAAGCAaggaatgaatgaccttatttGTAGATGATGAATTTGGTTTATGTTGCTTCCATTTGATATAGTTGCAGGAGAATTTGGATATTGAGCATGTTCAAAAACTTGAGGAGCTGTTCATACAAGAAGGAATTCTTTTTGATCCTTGCTCCATTGAAGAATCTGAATTGGCCTATGAAGATGTTACTTCACAAACCATTTCTTCCTTGCAGCTAGCTTTGGAAGAACTCTTGAGCACCATTGGAGAGGTATGTCAA
The sequence above is drawn from the Cucumis melo cultivar AY chromosome 2, USDA_Cmelo_AY_1.0, whole genome shotgun sequence genome and encodes:
- the LOC103487286 gene encoding kinesin-like protein KIN-1 isoform X4, translating into MEMQCAFNTWTLRHSFLRTRRLKNLHLALIEFSTINLSKLMSTGILLSQLCETGAGKTYSMEGPGVLECDAVKKGLLSRVVEGIFECTKSSDETSKYSIKLSMVEIYMEKVRDLFDLSRDNIQIKETKTQGIMLNGMMEMTIKDPQEALLTLSKGIANRAVGETQMNIASSRSHCVYMFTIQQESTKDKRARTGKLNLVDLAGSEKVEKTGAEGRVLEEAKTINKSLSALGNVINALTCGPMGRGNHIPYRDSKLTRILQDALGGNSRTALLCCCSPSPTNSSETLSTLRFGARAKHIKASPRVANEDRCIRELEVFTPIKRESRDKLLNELQENLDIEHVQKLEELFIQEGILFDPCSIEESELAYEDVTSQTISSLQLALEELLSTIGELKKENEELMGRVSAAKLNHQPISNSNLLPTISSILCLFTDWLKSFFHFSINHYN
- the LOC103487286 gene encoding kinesin-like protein KIN-1 isoform X3 codes for the protein MSNITVCARFRPLSSKERRDHGDAVCIQYVDSETFIFKDEKAEELTFSFDRVFYDKSEQIDVYRHLAQPIVRDALNAVNGTIITFGQTGAGKTYSMEGPGVLECDAVKKGLLSRVVEGIFECTKSSDETSKYSIKLSMVEIYMEKVRDLFDLSRDNIQIKETKTQGIMLNGMMEMTIKDPQEALLTLSKGIANRAVGETQMNIASSRSHCVYMFTIQQESTKDKRARTGKLNLVDLAGSEKVEKTGAEGRVLEEAKTINKSLSALGNVINALTCGPMGRGNHIPYRDSKLTRILQDALGGNSRTALLCCCSPSPTNSSETLSTLRFGARAKHIKASPRVANEDRCIRELEVFTPIKRESRDKLLNELQENLDIEHVQKLEELFIQEGILFDPCSIEESELAYEDVTSQTISSLQLALEELLSTIGEEELQHILFDWCLCYQVLDQSLPNFQSQLGF
- the LOC103487286 gene encoding kinesin-like protein KIN-1 isoform X2 translates to MSNITVCARFRPLSSKERRDHGDAVCIQYVDSETFIFKDEKAEELTFSFDRVFYDKSEQIDVYRHLAQPIVRDALNAVNGTIITFGQTGAGKTYSMEGPGVLECDAVKKGLLSRVVEGIFECTKSSDETSKYSIKLSMVEIYMEKVRDLFDLSRDNIQIKETKTQGIMLNGMMEMTIKDPQEALLTLSKGIANRAVGETQMNIASSRSHCVYMFTIQQESTKDKRARTGKLNLVDLAGSEKVEKTGAEGRVLEEAKTINKSLSALGNVINALTCGPMGRGNHIPYRDSKLTRILQDALGGNSRTALLCCCSPSPTNSSETLSTLRFGARAKHIKASPRVANEDRCIRELEVFTPIKRESRDKLLNEENLDIEHVQKLEELFIQEGILFDPCSIEESELAYEDVTSQTISSLQLALEELLSTIGELKKENEELMGRVSAAKLNHQPISNSNLLPTISSILCLFTDWLKSFFHFSINHYN
- the LOC103487286 gene encoding kinesin-like protein KIN-1 isoform X1 gives rise to the protein MSNITVCARFRPLSSKERRDHGDAVCIQYVDSETFIFKDEKAEELTFSFDRVFYDKSEQIDVYRHLAQPIVRDALNAVNGTIITFGQTGAGKTYSMEGPGVLECDAVKKGLLSRVVEGIFECTKSSDETSKYSIKLSMVEIYMEKVRDLFDLSRDNIQIKETKTQGIMLNGMMEMTIKDPQEALLTLSKGIANRAVGETQMNIASSRSHCVYMFTIQQESTKDKRARTGKLNLVDLAGSEKVEKTGAEGRVLEEAKTINKSLSALGNVINALTCGPMGRGNHIPYRDSKLTRILQDALGGNSRTALLCCCSPSPTNSSETLSTLRFGARAKHIKASPRVANEDRCIRELEVFTPIKRESRDKLLNELQENLDIEHVQKLEELFIQEGILFDPCSIEESELAYEDVTSQTISSLQLALEELLSTIGELKKENEELMGRVSAAKLNHQPISNSNLLPTISSILCLFTDWLKSFFHFSINHYN